The Chrysemys picta bellii isolate R12L10 chromosome 12, ASM1138683v2, whole genome shotgun sequence genome has a segment encoding these proteins:
- the GGA3 gene encoding ADP-ribosylation factor-binding protein GGA3 isoform X1, translating to MAEAEGESLESWLNKATNPSNRQEDWEYIIGFCDQINKELEGPQIAVRLLAHKIQSPQEWEAVQALTVLEACMKNCGRRFHNEVGKFRFLNELIKVVSPKYLGDRVSEKVKTKVIELLYSWTVALPEESKIKDAYYMLKRQGIVMCDPVIPVDRTLIPSPPPRPKNPVFDDEEKSKLLAKLLKSKNPDDLQEANKLIKSMVKEDEARIQKVTKRMHTLEEVNNNVKLLNEMLVHYSKEDSSEADKELMKELYERCETKRRTLFKLASETEDNDSSLGDILQASDNLSRIINSYKKIIEGQVINGEVDIPTLSATEGSDPTSNLSALIDLAGMDVSSTPPPPMPLETLTPAPALVPTQASSEIPILPPPPQKFGHSRSRSSSQVEAPLTHQSSTANSLFLLDEELLCLGLNDPAPGAVKESTENKQWNMFQNDQMDLDFFSPNLVTVTCNTAVNPLLHHHTSQSVCGTSAPLPSTFTASQTVSNIPAPNTAPFLFSAGPAAPLGPPKALPATPRYLSSAMGGNALHNMDALGHLLEEAKGTSAQVKSAPSVFHPGVTLPATVTSAPLISTTGLPVAAPVASTVPFPSSCTAGSGSPLYQPASFQQQGSPLKGPDASLANVHVPLESIKPSRALPVTAYDKNGFRILLHFAKECPPGRSDVLVVVVSMLNTAPLPVKNIVLQAAVPKSMKVKLQPPSGTELSPFNPIQAPAAITQVMLLANPVKEKVRLRYRLTFTLGDQPSTEVGEVDQFPPVDQWGNL from the exons ATGGCGGAGGCGGAAGGGGAGAGTCTGGAGTCCTGGCTCA ATAAAGCCACCAACCCGTCTAACAGGCAAGAAGATTGGGAGTACATCATTGGGTTCTGTGACCAGATCAACAAAGAACTTGAAGG TCCACAGATAGCTGTGAGACTACTGGCTCATAAAATCCAGTCACCTCAGGAATGGGAGGCAGTCCAGGCCTTGACA GTGCTGGAAGCTTGTATGAAGAACTGTGGGAGAAGATTTCATAATGAAGTAGGGAAGTTTCGGTTTTTAAACGAGTTAATAAAAGTTGTGTCTCCAAAG tacCTGGGAGACAGAGTCTCAGAGAAGGTGAAAACCAAAGTTATTGAGTTGCTGTATAGCTGGACAGTAGCACTGCCAGAGGAATCCAAAATCAAAGATGCCTACTACATGctgaagagacaag GTATTGTTATGTGTGACCCTGTAATTCCAGTGGATAGAACCCTGATCCCCTCTCCACCACCTCGCCCCAAAAACCCTGTGTTTGATGATGAGGAGAAATCCAAG CTTTTAGCCAAACTGTTAAAAAGCAAAAACCCAGATGACTTACAAGAGGCGAACAAGCTTATTAAATCAATGGTAAAAGAG GATGAGGCTCGGATCCAGAAGGTGACAAAACGCATGCACACTCTAGAGGAAGTGAATAACAACGTGAAGCTGCTGAATGAGATGCTGGTTCACTACAGCAAAGAGGACTCGTCAGAGGCTGATAAGGAGCTCATGAAG GAGCTCTATGAAAGGTGTGAAACCAAAAGACGGACGTTATTCAAACTGGCCAGTGAAACAGAAGATAACGACAGCAGTTTGG GGGATATTCTGCAGGCCAGTGACAATTTATCCCGGATAATAAATTCCTATAAAAAAATAATCGAGGGTCAAGTCATCAATGGTGAAGTGGATATCCCGACACTGTCTGCAACAGAAG GGAGCGATCCCACCAGTAATCTCAGTGCGCTCATTGACCTTGCTGGCATGGACGTCTCCAGCACCCCACCACCGCCGATGCCACTTGAAACACTAACGCCAGCACCAGCACTAGTGCCGACACAAGCTTCATCAGAAATCCCCatcctcccacctcctccccaaaagTTTGGTCACTCACGGAGCCGGTCCTCCAGCCAAGTAGAAGCTCCTCTGACTCATCAGAGCAGCACGGCCAATTCCCTCTTCTTGCTGGATGAGGAGCTGCTGTGTTTAG GCTTGAATGACCCAGCCCCCGGTGCAGTGAAAGAGTCGACTGAAAACAAGCAGTGGAATATGTTCCAG AATGACCAGATGGACCTGGACTTCTTTAGTCCGAACCTGGTGACTGTCACCTGCAATACTGCAGTGAACCCACTTCTTCATCATCACACGTCACAGTCTGTGTGTGGAACATCAGCGcctctgccttccactttcaCAGCCTCTCAGACTGTTTCTAATATCCCTGCACCTAATACAGCCCCATTCTTGTTCTCTGCtggaccagcagcccctctgGGCCCGCCGAAGGCTCTGCCAGCTACCCCCCGGTACCTCAGTTCAGCCATGGGAGGCAATGCTTTGCATAATATGGATGCACTGGGACATCTTCTTGAAGAGGCCAAAGG GACTTCAGCCCAAGTGAAATCAGCGCCCTCGGTATTCCACCCTGGGGTTACCTTGCCAGCCACTGTCACCTCTGCCCCTTTAATATCCACCACAGGATTGCCAGTTGCTGCTCCAGTGGCCTCTACTGTTCCTTTTCCAAGCAGCTGCACGGCTGGTTCAGGAAGCCCTCTCTACCAGCCAGCTTCATTCCAACAGCAGGGCAGCCCCCTGAAAGGGCCTGACGCTTCTTTGGCCAATGTCCATGTTCCATTGGAATCCATTAAACCCA gCCGTGCTCTTCCTGTGACAGCCTACGACAAGAACGGGTTCAGGATCCTCTTACACTTTGCCAAGGAGTGCCCACCGGGGAGGTCAGACGTGCTGGTTGTGGTGGTGTCCATGTTAAACACAGCACCTCTTCCTGTGAAGAACATTGTACTGCAGGCTGCAGTACCAAAG TCCATGAAAGTGAAGTTGCAGCCACCCTCGGGTACAGAACTTTCTCCATTCAACCCCATCCAGGCACCTGCTGCCATCACCCAAGTCATGCTGCTGGCAAATCCTGTGAAG gAGAAGGTGCGGCTGAGGTACAGACTGACTTTCACTTTGGGAGACCAGCCCAGCACAGAGGTTGGGGAAGTGGATCAGTTTCCCCCAGTAGATCAGTGGGGTAATCTATGA
- the GGA3 gene encoding ADP-ribosylation factor-binding protein GGA3 isoform X2 produces the protein MCDPVIPVDRTLIPSPPPRPKNPVFDDEEKSKLLAKLLKSKNPDDLQEANKLIKSMVKEDEARIQKVTKRMHTLEEVNNNVKLLNEMLVHYSKEDSSEADKELMKELYERCETKRRTLFKLASETEDNDSSLGDILQASDNLSRIINSYKKIIEGQVINGEVDIPTLSATEGSDPTSNLSALIDLAGMDVSSTPPPPMPLETLTPAPALVPTQASSEIPILPPPPQKFGHSRSRSSSQVEAPLTHQSSTANSLFLLDEELLCLGLNDPAPGAVKESTENKQWNMFQNDQMDLDFFSPNLVTVTCNTAVNPLLHHHTSQSVCGTSAPLPSTFTASQTVSNIPAPNTAPFLFSAGPAAPLGPPKALPATPRYLSSAMGGNALHNMDALGHLLEEAKGTSAQVKSAPSVFHPGVTLPATVTSAPLISTTGLPVAAPVASTVPFPSSCTAGSGSPLYQPASFQQQGSPLKGPDASLANVHVPLESIKPSRALPVTAYDKNGFRILLHFAKECPPGRSDVLVVVVSMLNTAPLPVKNIVLQAAVPKSMKVKLQPPSGTELSPFNPIQAPAAITQVMLLANPVKEKVRLRYRLTFTLGDQPSTEVGEVDQFPPVDQWGNL, from the exons ATGTGTGACCCTGTAATTCCAGTGGATAGAACCCTGATCCCCTCTCCACCACCTCGCCCCAAAAACCCTGTGTTTGATGATGAGGAGAAATCCAAG CTTTTAGCCAAACTGTTAAAAAGCAAAAACCCAGATGACTTACAAGAGGCGAACAAGCTTATTAAATCAATGGTAAAAGAG GATGAGGCTCGGATCCAGAAGGTGACAAAACGCATGCACACTCTAGAGGAAGTGAATAACAACGTGAAGCTGCTGAATGAGATGCTGGTTCACTACAGCAAAGAGGACTCGTCAGAGGCTGATAAGGAGCTCATGAAG GAGCTCTATGAAAGGTGTGAAACCAAAAGACGGACGTTATTCAAACTGGCCAGTGAAACAGAAGATAACGACAGCAGTTTGG GGGATATTCTGCAGGCCAGTGACAATTTATCCCGGATAATAAATTCCTATAAAAAAATAATCGAGGGTCAAGTCATCAATGGTGAAGTGGATATCCCGACACTGTCTGCAACAGAAG GGAGCGATCCCACCAGTAATCTCAGTGCGCTCATTGACCTTGCTGGCATGGACGTCTCCAGCACCCCACCACCGCCGATGCCACTTGAAACACTAACGCCAGCACCAGCACTAGTGCCGACACAAGCTTCATCAGAAATCCCCatcctcccacctcctccccaaaagTTTGGTCACTCACGGAGCCGGTCCTCCAGCCAAGTAGAAGCTCCTCTGACTCATCAGAGCAGCACGGCCAATTCCCTCTTCTTGCTGGATGAGGAGCTGCTGTGTTTAG GCTTGAATGACCCAGCCCCCGGTGCAGTGAAAGAGTCGACTGAAAACAAGCAGTGGAATATGTTCCAG AATGACCAGATGGACCTGGACTTCTTTAGTCCGAACCTGGTGACTGTCACCTGCAATACTGCAGTGAACCCACTTCTTCATCATCACACGTCACAGTCTGTGTGTGGAACATCAGCGcctctgccttccactttcaCAGCCTCTCAGACTGTTTCTAATATCCCTGCACCTAATACAGCCCCATTCTTGTTCTCTGCtggaccagcagcccctctgGGCCCGCCGAAGGCTCTGCCAGCTACCCCCCGGTACCTCAGTTCAGCCATGGGAGGCAATGCTTTGCATAATATGGATGCACTGGGACATCTTCTTGAAGAGGCCAAAGG GACTTCAGCCCAAGTGAAATCAGCGCCCTCGGTATTCCACCCTGGGGTTACCTTGCCAGCCACTGTCACCTCTGCCCCTTTAATATCCACCACAGGATTGCCAGTTGCTGCTCCAGTGGCCTCTACTGTTCCTTTTCCAAGCAGCTGCACGGCTGGTTCAGGAAGCCCTCTCTACCAGCCAGCTTCATTCCAACAGCAGGGCAGCCCCCTGAAAGGGCCTGACGCTTCTTTGGCCAATGTCCATGTTCCATTGGAATCCATTAAACCCA gCCGTGCTCTTCCTGTGACAGCCTACGACAAGAACGGGTTCAGGATCCTCTTACACTTTGCCAAGGAGTGCCCACCGGGGAGGTCAGACGTGCTGGTTGTGGTGGTGTCCATGTTAAACACAGCACCTCTTCCTGTGAAGAACATTGTACTGCAGGCTGCAGTACCAAAG TCCATGAAAGTGAAGTTGCAGCCACCCTCGGGTACAGAACTTTCTCCATTCAACCCCATCCAGGCACCTGCTGCCATCACCCAAGTCATGCTGCTGGCAAATCCTGTGAAG gAGAAGGTGCGGCTGAGGTACAGACTGACTTTCACTTTGGGAGACCAGCCCAGCACAGAGGTTGGGGAAGTGGATCAGTTTCCCCCAGTAGATCAGTGGGGTAATCTATGA
- the NUP85 gene encoding nuclear pore complex protein Nup85 isoform X2 → MCFAWGPGEMLVYETLFPKECAEKRPGCPNIFIVRKDQDVYSQTLRKLFNESHGIFVGLQRSEEELAGKSRKAQLVRVSKNYRSVIRACMEEMHQLAISTRDPELQCQHSTQVSILSAMELIWNLCEILFVEVAPAGHLLLHLLDWVRLHVCDVDSMVREVLSSENPSKHKDFWNAVDSFVLQGRMDDARHLLSKEASANPTSMGMCKILDDLMKKMPILSIGNTQTLTEMELKWQHWHEECQRYLQDGTFASNFHMESICKILLGDENAILEKKELMTTWYHFLVTRLVYSHPTVKPVELRFYAQSSLDLFLGGESSPEPLDSILMAAFEFEIHQVIKECSIALSNWWFVAHLTDLLDHCKLLQSHNLYFGSNMREFLLLEYASGLFSHHSLWQLGVDYFDHCPEYGKVYLELHIERIPLNTEQKALKVLRICEQRQMHEQVRSICKIMAMKAVRNNRLGSALSWSIRAKDAAFATLISDRFLKDYCERGSFSDLDLIDNLGPSMLLSDRLTFLGKYREFHRLYGEKRFSEAAKLLLMLMTARIAPCSFWMTLLTDALPLLEQKEVIFSAEQTYELMRCLEDLTAGKTDNQKLQVDDVETTKVEILRLALARNLARAIVKEGTLEGS, encoded by the exons AATGTGCAGAGAAAAGGCCAGGCTGCCCCAACATTTTCATTGTTCGCAAAGATCAAGATGTGTACTCGCAGACCTTACGCAAACTCTTCAATGAATCCCATGGGATCTTTGTTGGACTCCAGAGGAGTGAGGAAGAACTGGCTGGGAAGTCAAGGAAAGCACA ATTGGTTCGAGTGAGTAAAAACTACCGTTCAGTCATAAGAGCCTGTATGGAGGAGATGCACCAGTTGGCTA ttTCTACCCGGGACCCTGAGCTGCAGTGCCAGCACAGCACCCAG GTCTCTATTCTGTCCGCGATGGAGCTGATCTGGAACTTGTGTGAGATCCTTTTTGTTGAAGTAGCGCCAG CTGGTCATCTCCTGCTTCACCTCCTCGACTGGGTTCGTCTTCATGTGTGTGACGTAGACAGCATGGTCCGTGAAGTTCTGAGCAGTGAAAATCCATCGAAGCATAAAGACTTCTGGAATGCT GTGGACAGCTTCGTGCTGCAGGGCCGGATGGATGATGCACGGCATTTACTCTCTAAGGAAGCCAGTGCCAACCCCACATCGATGGGCATGTGCAAAATTCTGGACGACTTGATGAAGAAGATGCCCATTCTTAGT ATTGGCAACACCCAGACACTGACTGAGATGGAACTGAAATGGCAGCATTGGCATGAAGAATGTCAGCGGTACCTCCAGGATGGGACCTTTGCTTCCAATTTCCACATGGAGTCCATCTGCAAG ATCCTGCTGGGAGATGAGAACGCCATACTGGAGAAGAAGGAGCTCATGACTACTTGGTACCACTTTCTGGTCACCCGACTTGTCTACTCCCATCCAACTGTGAAGCCAGTGGAACTTCGCTTCTATGCACAG TCTAGCCTGGACCTGTTCCTGGGAGGAGAGAGCAGCCCTGAACCTCTAGACAGCATCTTAATGGCAGCCTTTGAGTTCGAGATCCATCAAGTGATTAAAGAATGCAG CATCGCCCTGAGCAACTGGTGGTTTGTGGCTCATCTGACTGACCTGCTGGATCATTGCAAACTCCTGCAGTCTCACAATCTCTA TTTTGGTTCCAATATGCGTGAATTCCTCCTGTTGGAGTATGCCTCCGGGCTCTTTTCCCATCACAG CCTGTGGCAGCTGGGGGTAGATTATTTTGATCATTGTCCAGAGTATGGCAAGGTTTACCTGGAGCTTCATATTGAGCGAATCCCCCTCAACACAGAGCAAAAAGCCCTCAAGGTGCTGAGGATCTGtgagcagagacagatgcatgaACAAG TTCGCAGCATCTGTAAAATCATGGCCATGAAAGCTGTGCGGAACAATCGTTTAGGCTCAGCACTGTCCTGGAGCATCCGAGCCAAGGATGCAGCGTTTGCTACACTCATATCGGACAG ATTCCTGAAGGATTATTGTGAGAGAGGCAGCTTCTCAGACCTGGACCTTATCGATAACTTGGGACCCTCCATGCTGCTCAGTGATCGGCTGACGTTTCTTG ggAAGTACCGAGAATTCCATCGGCTGTATGGTGAGAAGCGGTTCTCTGAAGCTGCCAAGCTGCTCCTGATGCTGATGACGGCTCGTATTGCTCCGTGTTCCTTCTGGATGACCCTGTTGACTGATGCTCTTCCCCTCCTGGAGCAGAAAGAG GTAATATTTTCAGCAGAGCAGACATATGAATTAATGCGCTGCTTGGAGGACCTGACAGCTGGAAAGACAGATAACCAGAAACTCCAG GTTGATGACGTTGAGACTACCAAGGTGGAAATCCTGAGACTTGCTCTTGCACGAAACCTTGCCCGAGCTATTGTCAAGGAGGGCACCTTGGAAGGATCATGA
- the NUP85 gene encoding nuclear pore complex protein Nup85 isoform X3, with product MKLCSQKNVQRKGQAAPTFSLFAKIKMCTRRPYANSSMNPMGSLLDSRGVRKNWLGSQGKHISTRDPELQCQHSTQVSILSAMELIWNLCEILFVEVAPAGHLLLHLLDWVRLHVCDVDSMVREVLSSENPSKHKDFWNAVDSFVLQGRMDDARHLLSKEASANPTSMGMCKILDDLMKKMPILSIGNTQTLTEMELKWQHWHEECQRYLQDGTFASNFHMESICKILLGDENAILEKKELMTTWYHFLVTRLVYSHPTVKPVELRFYAQSSLDLFLGGESSPEPLDSILMAAFEFEIHQVIKECSIALSNWWFVAHLTDLLDHCKLLQSHNLYFGSNMREFLLLEYASGLFSHHSLWQLGVDYFDHCPEYGKVYLELHIERIPLNTEQKALKVLRICEQRQMHEQVRSICKIMAMKAVRNNRLGSALSWSIRAKDAAFATLISDRFLKDYCERGSFSDLDLIDNLGPSMLLSDRLTFLGKYREFHRLYGEKRFSEAAKLLLMLMTARIAPCSFWMTLLTDALPLLEQKEVIFSAEQTYELMRCLEDLTAGKTDNQKLQVDDVETTKVEILRLALARNLARAIVKEGTLEGS from the exons AATGTGCAGAGAAAAGGCCAGGCTGCCCCAACATTTTCATTGTTCGCAAAGATCAAGATGTGTACTCGCAGACCTTACGCAAACTCTTCAATGAATCCCATGGGATCTTTGTTGGACTCCAGAGGAGTGAGGAAGAACTGGCTGGGAAGTCAAGGAAAGCACA ttTCTACCCGGGACCCTGAGCTGCAGTGCCAGCACAGCACCCAG GTCTCTATTCTGTCCGCGATGGAGCTGATCTGGAACTTGTGTGAGATCCTTTTTGTTGAAGTAGCGCCAG CTGGTCATCTCCTGCTTCACCTCCTCGACTGGGTTCGTCTTCATGTGTGTGACGTAGACAGCATGGTCCGTGAAGTTCTGAGCAGTGAAAATCCATCGAAGCATAAAGACTTCTGGAATGCT GTGGACAGCTTCGTGCTGCAGGGCCGGATGGATGATGCACGGCATTTACTCTCTAAGGAAGCCAGTGCCAACCCCACATCGATGGGCATGTGCAAAATTCTGGACGACTTGATGAAGAAGATGCCCATTCTTAGT ATTGGCAACACCCAGACACTGACTGAGATGGAACTGAAATGGCAGCATTGGCATGAAGAATGTCAGCGGTACCTCCAGGATGGGACCTTTGCTTCCAATTTCCACATGGAGTCCATCTGCAAG ATCCTGCTGGGAGATGAGAACGCCATACTGGAGAAGAAGGAGCTCATGACTACTTGGTACCACTTTCTGGTCACCCGACTTGTCTACTCCCATCCAACTGTGAAGCCAGTGGAACTTCGCTTCTATGCACAG TCTAGCCTGGACCTGTTCCTGGGAGGAGAGAGCAGCCCTGAACCTCTAGACAGCATCTTAATGGCAGCCTTTGAGTTCGAGATCCATCAAGTGATTAAAGAATGCAG CATCGCCCTGAGCAACTGGTGGTTTGTGGCTCATCTGACTGACCTGCTGGATCATTGCAAACTCCTGCAGTCTCACAATCTCTA TTTTGGTTCCAATATGCGTGAATTCCTCCTGTTGGAGTATGCCTCCGGGCTCTTTTCCCATCACAG CCTGTGGCAGCTGGGGGTAGATTATTTTGATCATTGTCCAGAGTATGGCAAGGTTTACCTGGAGCTTCATATTGAGCGAATCCCCCTCAACACAGAGCAAAAAGCCCTCAAGGTGCTGAGGATCTGtgagcagagacagatgcatgaACAAG TTCGCAGCATCTGTAAAATCATGGCCATGAAAGCTGTGCGGAACAATCGTTTAGGCTCAGCACTGTCCTGGAGCATCCGAGCCAAGGATGCAGCGTTTGCTACACTCATATCGGACAG ATTCCTGAAGGATTATTGTGAGAGAGGCAGCTTCTCAGACCTGGACCTTATCGATAACTTGGGACCCTCCATGCTGCTCAGTGATCGGCTGACGTTTCTTG ggAAGTACCGAGAATTCCATCGGCTGTATGGTGAGAAGCGGTTCTCTGAAGCTGCCAAGCTGCTCCTGATGCTGATGACGGCTCGTATTGCTCCGTGTTCCTTCTGGATGACCCTGTTGACTGATGCTCTTCCCCTCCTGGAGCAGAAAGAG GTAATATTTTCAGCAGAGCAGACATATGAATTAATGCGCTGCTTGGAGGACCTGACAGCTGGAAAGACAGATAACCAGAAACTCCAG GTTGATGACGTTGAGACTACCAAGGTGGAAATCCTGAGACTTGCTCTTGCACGAAACCTTGCCCGAGCTATTGTCAAGGAGGGCACCTTGGAAGGATCATGA
- the NUP85 gene encoding nuclear pore complex protein Nup85 isoform X1, which produces MDELDVEPPLTLIPGVDSNRKQMCFAWGPGEMLVYETLFPKECAEKRPGCPNIFIVRKDQDVYSQTLRKLFNESHGIFVGLQRSEEELAGKSRKAQLVRVSKNYRSVIRACMEEMHQLAISTRDPELQCQHSTQVSILSAMELIWNLCEILFVEVAPAGHLLLHLLDWVRLHVCDVDSMVREVLSSENPSKHKDFWNAVDSFVLQGRMDDARHLLSKEASANPTSMGMCKILDDLMKKMPILSIGNTQTLTEMELKWQHWHEECQRYLQDGTFASNFHMESICKILLGDENAILEKKELMTTWYHFLVTRLVYSHPTVKPVELRFYAQSSLDLFLGGESSPEPLDSILMAAFEFEIHQVIKECSIALSNWWFVAHLTDLLDHCKLLQSHNLYFGSNMREFLLLEYASGLFSHHSLWQLGVDYFDHCPEYGKVYLELHIERIPLNTEQKALKVLRICEQRQMHEQVRSICKIMAMKAVRNNRLGSALSWSIRAKDAAFATLISDRFLKDYCERGSFSDLDLIDNLGPSMLLSDRLTFLGKYREFHRLYGEKRFSEAAKLLLMLMTARIAPCSFWMTLLTDALPLLEQKEVIFSAEQTYELMRCLEDLTAGKTDNQKLQVDDVETTKVEILRLALARNLARAIVKEGTLEGS; this is translated from the exons AATGTGCAGAGAAAAGGCCAGGCTGCCCCAACATTTTCATTGTTCGCAAAGATCAAGATGTGTACTCGCAGACCTTACGCAAACTCTTCAATGAATCCCATGGGATCTTTGTTGGACTCCAGAGGAGTGAGGAAGAACTGGCTGGGAAGTCAAGGAAAGCACA ATTGGTTCGAGTGAGTAAAAACTACCGTTCAGTCATAAGAGCCTGTATGGAGGAGATGCACCAGTTGGCTA ttTCTACCCGGGACCCTGAGCTGCAGTGCCAGCACAGCACCCAG GTCTCTATTCTGTCCGCGATGGAGCTGATCTGGAACTTGTGTGAGATCCTTTTTGTTGAAGTAGCGCCAG CTGGTCATCTCCTGCTTCACCTCCTCGACTGGGTTCGTCTTCATGTGTGTGACGTAGACAGCATGGTCCGTGAAGTTCTGAGCAGTGAAAATCCATCGAAGCATAAAGACTTCTGGAATGCT GTGGACAGCTTCGTGCTGCAGGGCCGGATGGATGATGCACGGCATTTACTCTCTAAGGAAGCCAGTGCCAACCCCACATCGATGGGCATGTGCAAAATTCTGGACGACTTGATGAAGAAGATGCCCATTCTTAGT ATTGGCAACACCCAGACACTGACTGAGATGGAACTGAAATGGCAGCATTGGCATGAAGAATGTCAGCGGTACCTCCAGGATGGGACCTTTGCTTCCAATTTCCACATGGAGTCCATCTGCAAG ATCCTGCTGGGAGATGAGAACGCCATACTGGAGAAGAAGGAGCTCATGACTACTTGGTACCACTTTCTGGTCACCCGACTTGTCTACTCCCATCCAACTGTGAAGCCAGTGGAACTTCGCTTCTATGCACAG TCTAGCCTGGACCTGTTCCTGGGAGGAGAGAGCAGCCCTGAACCTCTAGACAGCATCTTAATGGCAGCCTTTGAGTTCGAGATCCATCAAGTGATTAAAGAATGCAG CATCGCCCTGAGCAACTGGTGGTTTGTGGCTCATCTGACTGACCTGCTGGATCATTGCAAACTCCTGCAGTCTCACAATCTCTA TTTTGGTTCCAATATGCGTGAATTCCTCCTGTTGGAGTATGCCTCCGGGCTCTTTTCCCATCACAG CCTGTGGCAGCTGGGGGTAGATTATTTTGATCATTGTCCAGAGTATGGCAAGGTTTACCTGGAGCTTCATATTGAGCGAATCCCCCTCAACACAGAGCAAAAAGCCCTCAAGGTGCTGAGGATCTGtgagcagagacagatgcatgaACAAG TTCGCAGCATCTGTAAAATCATGGCCATGAAAGCTGTGCGGAACAATCGTTTAGGCTCAGCACTGTCCTGGAGCATCCGAGCCAAGGATGCAGCGTTTGCTACACTCATATCGGACAG ATTCCTGAAGGATTATTGTGAGAGAGGCAGCTTCTCAGACCTGGACCTTATCGATAACTTGGGACCCTCCATGCTGCTCAGTGATCGGCTGACGTTTCTTG ggAAGTACCGAGAATTCCATCGGCTGTATGGTGAGAAGCGGTTCTCTGAAGCTGCCAAGCTGCTCCTGATGCTGATGACGGCTCGTATTGCTCCGTGTTCCTTCTGGATGACCCTGTTGACTGATGCTCTTCCCCTCCTGGAGCAGAAAGAG GTAATATTTTCAGCAGAGCAGACATATGAATTAATGCGCTGCTTGGAGGACCTGACAGCTGGAAAGACAGATAACCAGAAACTCCAG GTTGATGACGTTGAGACTACCAAGGTGGAAATCCTGAGACTTGCTCTTGCACGAAACCTTGCCCGAGCTATTGTCAAGGAGGGCACCTTGGAAGGATCATGA